gagaCCTTAAGAAAAGCCCAATCAttaacttggaactctagtttcCTTCTCCTTAGATcggcataagatttctgacgactttgggtTGTCTTTAGTCTATCTCTAATAAGTTGCACTTTAttcatagcataaaggactgaatctggcTCTATCAAAGCtttttcacctacttcaaaccaaccaacaagagatctacatctacgcccatataaagcctcataagggggtATGTGAATGCTTGAATTGTAGCTATTATTTTAGGCAAACTCAGTAAGACGAAGGTGATCATCGCAACTACATTTGATCACAAGATCTCAACATATACTCTTAGGtatgaatggtacgctctgcctaCCCATCCGCTATAAATGAAATGTTGTACAAAGGTTAAGTTGAGTACTATGACCTTTCTGAAATTACTTCCAGAACTGAGAGGTAAActaaggacctctatctgagctgatagacaaaggaactccatgcaacctcacaatctcattaatgtaaatctTTGCATAGTCTTCTCCaaaatatgtagtcttgaccacCAAGAAGTGAGGAGACTTAGTCAccttatcaactatcacccaagtAGAATCATCTTGTCTGCGAGTATGCATTAATCCTTTTATGAAagccatattgatcacatcccacttccaattAGGAATATCGATCTTTTGAGTGGTACTCCCAGTTTccgatgttctaccttgacttgctggcaattatggcacttactcacaaagtctgctatatccGTTTTCATTCATTTCCACCAATCAAATTCCCTCAAATTACAgtacatcttagtggaacctggatgaatagaatactagagttatgggcttctgcaagaatatgatgtctcaactcgcccacatcagaagcacacaatctaccctagtagcgaagtacaccatcttcaccttgagagaaaacctccactctttGATTATGGATTGTACGATTAAGTTCAAGAAAGATTGGATCAACGTCTTGAATtaccttaacctccactaccaaacaTGATTCTTCCCTTTTATGAACTGTTACACCATTGCCTGATATACTtataaggcgaactcccaagcgaTCAAGCCTGTGAATATCCTTTACTAGATCCTTCCTTTCTAACTCaacatgggatacactacccatagataatctgctAAGATACTATATTCCCCTtaccaggatgataatgcacactcatatcataatccttaaagaactcaagccatctcctctggcggagattcaactctttctgggtgaacacatactgaaggctcttatgataggtgaacacatctacatagacaccatacaaatagtatctccatatcttgagtgcaaacaccactgttTCAAGCTCAAGgttatgagttggatagttcttctcatgcaccttatgtTTTCTAGAAGCATAAGATATCACCTTATCTCAGTGCATTCACAAACAACAAAGGCCAACacttgatgcatcacaatatatcaCATAGCCATATGTACCCTTTGGTAGAGTCAGGACAAAAggtgtagtcaatctagttttcagctctgcaaagcttttctcaaAATCATCTAACCATTGAAACGTGACCCTCTTTTGAGTCTACATAGTCAATGGAGAGGATATTGATGAAAATACTTCTATAACCCTTTCGTAATAACATGCTAGACTTAAGAAACTTCAGATATCTGTAacagaggtaggtctgggccattgtttcactgcttatATCTTCTACGAATCCACTAGGATCCCtttgctagatacaatgtgaacAAGAAAAGCAATAGATTGCAACCATAAATCACATTTACGAAACATAGCGAATAACTGGTGATCCttgagagtctgcagaacaactctGAAATGACTTGTATGTTCTTCATCACtactagagtaaatgaggatatcatcaataaagactatatagaacaagtccaagtattgTTTGAGCACTTTGTTCTTGAAATATATGAAAGCTGCaggagcattagttagtccaGATGACATAACTACAGATATATAATGACCATACAAAATTCTAAAGGctgtttttggaatgtcactcTCACTGACTCTAAGGTGATGATAACCCGATGTAAGATCTACCTTGATATATGTCTAGCACCAAGaaattggtcaaacaagtcattaatTCTAGGGGATGGGATACTCATTATTGATTGTGACCTttttcaactgtctatagtcaatgcacattctgagagaaccatctttcttgtTTACGAACACCATTGGTGCACCTCATGGTGAAATAATAGATATGATGAAGACCTTATTTGGAAgttctttcaactgctctttcaattccttgagctctgctggagccattttgtatggatgaataaaaataggatgggtatctggaaggagatcaattctaAAATCAATTTTGCCTTTCAGGAGGGACTCCGAGAAGACCTTCTGGAAATACTTCTAGACACTCAGAAACTACTTAAattgactcaagagttggggtttcaagtctagaatccttaacccaaactagatgatagatatAACACTTAAatatcatctttctggccttaaggtaagaaataaaccGACCAGTAGgagctaagctactacccttccgttctaagattggttcgcctagaaataaaaacaaacaatcctagttttacAATTTACTGAGGCATACCATAAGTGTAACCAATTCattcctagaatgacatcaatgTCTACTATTTCTAACTCTAATAGATCTGTTGAAGTGACTTTCTGACAGActgtgacagggcaatttctgtATAATGCCTAGCTATTactgggtcaccgactggagtagagagTCATGATGGTTCTGAGAGATTTTATGTATTGACATTGAATTGGACTGCTGTactgagttacaaaagacaaagcCATCTCTGTTGTCTTTACACTTAGTAAATTcaaccatatgtgagtcacatccttaAGTGGGTAGGATGCAAATATAACCTATCACTACAAGTTACTTGCATCACACCCAATATTTTCTTGACATCATCAATAAACTTCATGGGTCCTTACCAACTTGTGACCCTAAAAACTTAGGGGGATTAAtccttaaaaaatcataaactatGGCTGCCAGTAATCTATAATTTCTGTTAGTAGGTAGTCGAACTTGCTGATTGTCTTGgttggtcatactctgagccTAAAACTGAATAGGCGTTCTTAAACTCCACATTAGAATTTTCTTACTTGGTACTAGAGAAACTGCATTAGCATTGCGGGCATAAGCATTCCATTCCTAAGCTCtacgagaaggcatgatctgaaactTAGAACGTAAAGTTTGATTGGAATAAGATAATACCTCACGCATGACAAAAAGTAAcaagaaattgaagtttttcctctcattagatgtggtgctcttcacacccatgaaaaggactctacttagtgcacCTTTttagacatcctaggactcttgaacttaGTGCTCCAATAAAAATTTTTTGTCATGCCTCGAGCTACCCTGAGATGTGGACACAGAACCAAGGACCACAATTGATCCCAAGCGAACCCTCCTAGCATGATCATGATCAtacaaaagataataaactgaatgcGTAAGCTAAATAATgacttataatgaaaagatagGGAATACTCATACGCTAAAACTTATATATAcgaaaactgatgagtttaatagaaagaagttattaactcaatacgaAGTCGAATATAAATATgcctgaaataagcctctaaactaaaCTAGAAATACTGGCATAAGCCCCTGCTAAATCTAGcataaactgaaactaaatgacctACGACTAAAATGAAACTCATAATTGTTATtctcgaagaatgaggactcatcaTTGAATCTGCTAAACTTGAGATCATAaatcgatctatgtgtgatATAGATGTTGAGAACcttaacctacatcacgagaatatgtagcgcacatatgcgtcagtacttgaaagctACTGAGCGTGTAGGATAaagtaaaattgaaataaaacataattgaacaatcATAAAAGTATGTAGAATTATCTAACATGATAAACTGGATTTTGAGCTAAATGGAtgaaatgaccaatttataacatgttgaaactaaatattgaatatacttataaatggtcaatgcaaagaGTCTGACTCAACtttgggagctactaataatatataataaaatcacatgaccTAAATGTGGAGTTCGATGTATGCGCCCCATCGAGAGATCCCAATATATCCGACTAatggtataaaggcatgctggcatgatcactaaactaattgcccacagaggggacgtacaacctacttggctagtagttctgggactatttggtacgctaaaccctagtccaagtCGGTACTATGCTACTCCCATGAATTCTCtaaatttactgattatgtgtgagtttttgtaaatactagATAACTTAAAATTTAACATGCAAActtagaatgcaacaattaatatggtaattttgaatttataactgaggcatgtgtatctgaagtgtctgaaatatctgacctagaatgtgtaattcaagaactaatgaaatacaatattagggttctaaaattcatgcaataaactgcagaataacattataatcttatttggaacatatacttaataaatttaatgaagttctaaaaaagttctagaaactgtaggtttaatcatgataagacaatcaagaatctgactgaaaattAGGGACCCTATTGATGAGAGGAACCTACGAGTGAAATACCACATACCTGGTCATTGAATCcactaaaaaaatacttatgttttGGGGATTGAACTGATAGAACTTGTTGAGTTCTTCAaatagggttcttgagctttttctcctttcttccttctaattttctaacttttgatttaatgatttgacttagatttgttttaattatgtttctaggcttaaactaactaaaatctgATTATTTAGGGTTAAAACATGTAACTTCAGGTTTAAACAAAGTAGGAAAAGGCCAAAAGAACCCTGTATAAGTTCCGGTCGGACCAAATGATGGCAAGGACAGATGGTCCGTTGCATAACCGATGCCCCGTTGTTGGGTCTGTCGAGTGGGCCTGTTCGAaatgcctttactaaaatggtcacaactttttactcagaggtTTGGTTTTAGCAACGTCGGTGgatatgaaaagataattcaattatgtatGTGTAGAGAGGTCATGGGacacataattcattttgtgtTAAGAGTTGTGACTATTTAATGAttacccaactgcatttccccttaactgtctgcaaattttccacctatggACCGTGATGGTCATCCGTAGATCTTGTCAGACAGTGGGTGGAGAGAGAATTGATCGACGGTCACAGACTACGAACCTTCGTCAGACCAACAGACCGCAAGcccgtccgtcgtccaagacttaacaaTTTTTCTTGGCTGAAATTTTGGGGAGTTTCtaatcccatcgacggttgtgcaggatggataGTGGATCAGGATAGACTCCATCGATGCCACCGTTTTTTGCACCTGCAAATCTTTTTTGTAAAGCTTGTTTTTTGTCTGTTTTGGCTACAGGGTGTTACTGCCAAAATGGAAGgatccttctcaaggaccctaAGGGTGCTCCttagggagtcgtacccaaattttttgaccctaaacaaaTTCTAATGCATGTTAGACACCTTCTCGTCAAATTTCATCGATTTCCAACTATTAAAACTCGGTGAAATAGGCTAAGGAACACTAGCACCATTTGCACTAGTCTCCGGACaacatggacgttccttgataTTTTGACtattaaacttcctaaatgacatTTATACACTTTTATTGACCTTAAAATAGTGTTACAAACATTAGACTgtcatgtgaggctctatattAGGTTATGGAATTTGCTGGTGTTATATTATCCCcttttaggaacattcatccacGAATGACACTACaaatattttgaaacaaaaggatggactcaatactagcagcccaacaaacaacataaaaaatcaGTATGAGTTACAACTCGAATCTACATAACAACATGACAATTACATAAAGTAACTCAAAACATCAATTGCACCACATAAGAGCTCAAAACCACAACATGATGAATTTCCTTACTAacaacaacatgagctcaacccaacatatagtcacttatgaaaaaaaataatattgcaaTACATATATACCTGATCAATCTCATTTTATACAGGCAACATCATACCAATACTCAGATAAGTTCAAAATTGAGCAAAAGAGCATTTTCATCTGAAACTTCATTTTAGCAAACACCTTTATTATAAATATGCACATTTTTGCAAAACAAgtcaatttcaataatttattattttaattattagtaGAAATAGCAAACCTTATTCAACAAAGTGATGAgagtaacgggacttcatgtcagcctcgtcctcccatgttgctcactcaactaggtggttcttcCATAACATCTTTTTGAAAGCCACCTCCTTGTTTCTCAACTTCTTCACTTGTGTATCAAAGATTGTAACAGGAAACTCCTCATAGAAGATGTTCTCTTCTAAACCTAGACCCTCAACTGGAATAATGGACTCGCGATCACCGATGCACTTCTTAAACATGGAGACATGGAACATCGGATGAACCGAAGAAAATTCACTAGGTAATCTTAACTCGTAGGcaaccttgccaaccctttgcaaaatttcataggGAACTATATCACGAGGaatcaatttccctttctttacaATCTCACCACTCCTTTCATGGATGAAATTTGTAGATACACCTTATCTCCTTCTTCAAATTCTAGGTCCCTTTTCCTATTGTCGGCACAAGACTTTTGCCGGCTATATGTTTTTCTCAATCGGTTCCTTATTATGTGAACTTTCTCGAAAGTCTTATAAATCGATTCGGGACCAAAAAGTGAAGACTcgcccacttcaaaccatccaattggagatctacatctcctactaCACAAGGCCTCAAaaggagccatagatatagttgaatggtaactattattataatagaACTCAGCCAAAGGCAAGTGTTTATCctaatttcccttgaaataaattatacaagcTATAAGCAAATCttaaagggtttgaatagtatagTCCTCTTGACCATCTATTCGAGcatgaaaagtggtgcttaacttcacctttCTACCCAACCGTTTTTTGAATAACCTCCAAAACCTATATGTGAATTGTGTacccctatccgatatgatggataacggaatactatggcgacacacaatctcatctatgaagatcatTGCATAATCCTCCGCAGAGTAAGTGGACTTGATGGGAATAAAATGAGTGAATTTGGTCAACTTATCCATAACCACCCATACAGAGTCCTTTTGCTTTTGAGTATGAGGCAACCCTACCACGAAGTCAATGTTAATGTCTTCCTACTTCTAAGTGGgaacttgtatttctttaaGTACACCACTTTGTTTTTTATGCTCGGCTTTCACTTGTTcgcaatttggacattttgaaacaaattccACTATGTCCCTTTTCAAGCCTTCCCACCAAAACAAATCTTTAAGGTTATGATACATCATTGTGAAACCCAGATTAACAGAATAACGGGAACCATAAGCTCTCTCAAGAATCTAGTTTCTCAAGTCATACATTGGacacacacaaccttccttAATATCTCAAGACACCATCTTttctaaggagaatgactcattaagcttatcAATAACCTATTCCTTCAATTCTATCAATGATTGATCAAGGTGTTTCTTAGACTTCATCTCAACCACCAAAGACGATttagagttatgatggaccatgaaaccacTATTTGGGGAATCTTCAAATCTAACACCCAAACGAGCAAACcaataaatatcatttatttgGTCTTTCTTGGGATCTTCCACATGATACACCCTACCaatggtcatacgacttagagcatccgcaaccacattgtcTTTGCCcgggtggtagagaacactaatatcataatctttcaacaatttcaacaatCTTCTTCGTCcgagatttaactccttttgagtaaacacatattgaagactcttgtggtcggtatacacataaatatggacaccatacaaataatacctccgtattttcaaggcaaatgcAACGGCTgttaactcaagatcatgacttgcataattcttctcatgcaccatAAGTTGTCTATAAGCATAAGCTACTAATTTCTCATGTTGCATAAGGACAAACCCTAACACCACTCTGGATGCATAACAATGTATAACGAAGCTCTTCGTACCATTTGGTTCAACGCTGGAACGAATGTAAGCCTATATTTAAAGACTTGGAAGGTTCTTTCAAATGCCTCCGACCATTCAAGTTTCacattcttttgggtcaaagtagtcaaaggagtATAAATGGATGAAAAACCTTCCAAAAACCTCCTATAATATCCGCTAGACCCTAAAAAGTTTTCAATGTTAGTTGGAGTCAACGGTCGAGGACAATTATTGACCGCATGGGTTTTcgttggatcaacctcaactcacTCAATAGATATGAT
The sequence above is a segment of the Solanum lycopersicum chromosome 10, SLM_r2.1 genome. Coding sequences within it:
- the LOC138338840 gene encoding uncharacterized protein, with translation MGSVSHVELERKDLVKDIHRLDRLGVRLISISGNGVTVHKREESCLVVEVKVIQDVDPIFLELNRTIHNQRVEVFSQASQGRTSETGSTTQKIDIPNWKWDVINMAFIKGLMHTRRQDDSTWVIVDKVTKSPHFLVVKTTYFGEDYAKIYINEIVRLHGVPLSISSDRGEKALIEPDSVLYAMNKVQLIRDRLKTTQSRQKSYADLRRRKLEFQVNDWAFLKVSPMKGVMRFGKKGNLSPRYVGPYNILKRVCKVAYELELPAKLKAVHPFFHIRLLKKCVGDQASVVPLETVAVKDSLSYDDVPVEILEREVRRLRNKEAVSVNVLWRSQSIEGATWEAEASMKSKYPHLFPSNFTPA